From Zavarzinella sp., one genomic window encodes:
- a CDS encoding deoxyribonuclease IV: MHILGAHLSIAGGFHRAIEAAVDMEMQTVQLFTATPSRWQVAAHTTGRGKTKQTTWKPGVLADSAIELFHQSQATAQLQCLVAHDSYLINLATSDDLLWGKSIAAFSEEIRRADALGLDYLVMHPGAHLGEGEEIGLERVVTAFLQILEQLPDFQVNVLVELTAGQGTTLGYRFEHLGTILRGVNDSRFGVCFDTCHALAGGYHWETDADYQTMWDEFDSHVGLEKLKLFHLNDSKKPCGSHVDRHEQIGQGYIGLEPFRKLLQDKRFRKIPMILETPKTNDQKEQMDPVNLRTLRELAGEWDS, translated from the coding sequence ATGCATATTCTGGGTGCCCACCTGTCGATTGCAGGTGGCTTTCACCGGGCAATTGAAGCCGCCGTCGATATGGAAATGCAGACGGTACAACTGTTTACGGCAACCCCTTCCCGCTGGCAGGTGGCAGCCCACACCACCGGACGTGGGAAAACGAAACAGACTACCTGGAAGCCGGGCGTGCTGGCTGATTCTGCAATAGAACTGTTTCACCAGTCACAGGCAACCGCCCAGCTTCAATGCCTGGTGGCCCACGATTCCTACCTGATTAATCTGGCAACCTCCGATGACCTGCTGTGGGGCAAATCGATTGCCGCCTTTTCTGAAGAAATCCGCCGTGCCGATGCCCTGGGGCTGGATTATCTGGTGATGCACCCGGGGGCCCACCTGGGCGAAGGGGAAGAAATCGGTCTGGAACGGGTGGTGACCGCATTTCTGCAGATTCTGGAGCAGTTGCCTGATTTTCAGGTGAACGTGCTGGTGGAACTGACTGCCGGTCAAGGTACCACGCTGGGCTACCGATTTGAGCATCTGGGCACTATCCTGCGCGGGGTGAATGATAGCCGCTTTGGCGTGTGCTTTGATACGTGCCACGCACTGGCAGGTGGATATCATTGGGAAACCGATGCCGACTATCAAACGATGTGGGATGAATTTGACTCCCACGTAGGCCTGGAAAAATTAAAGCTTTTTCATTTAAATGACAGCAAAAAGCCCTGTGGTAGTCATGTTGACCGTCACGAGCAGATTGGCCAGGGATATATTGGCCTCGAACCGTTCCGTAAGTTGTTGCAGGATAAGCGGTTCCGCAAAATTCCGATGATTCTGGAAACGCCCAAGACGAATGACCAGAAAGAGCAGATGGACCCGGTGAACTTACGCACGTTGCGGGAGTTGGCGGGTGAATGGGATAGCTGA
- the argA gene encoding amino-acid N-acetyltransferase, whose translation MFRLTDLREILRYIPEFRDRSFVIAIDGAVVADENFQNIVLDLALLRSLNIRVVLVHGAGLQVRQLAAKAGIRLSNSDGIGITDQLTLDVSIQAASKVSHTLLQALSDQDLRGAIPNVLVAHPAGILRGVDHQFTGKVERIDIQLLNVLMTNDIFPVIPPMGFDGTGRCYRLNSDAVAVEVAKAIGATKLIYLAAHKVLQKDEEVLRNLTADEAATILRSQRAELSPPEAISKLENAVRAARIGVPRIHIIDGTTPEGLLSEVFSKEGVGTLVHANEYQQIRRAQKRDVRALYALMQQGFEAEELLKRSRAELERTIEDYFVFEVDRNIIGCCALHLYPGEQKAELASVYVDTQYENRGVGRKLIRYTEEIARTSGFSTLFCLSTQAFNYFITKGGYKLGTPDDLPTARRQVYDRSGRKSQVLVKQLIES comes from the coding sequence ATGTTTCGATTGACCGATCTGCGCGAAATTTTGCGCTATATCCCTGAATTTCGCGATCGATCGTTTGTTATTGCGATCGACGGTGCGGTCGTTGCGGACGAAAATTTTCAGAATATTGTGCTCGACCTGGCGCTGTTACGCAGCCTGAACATCCGGGTGGTGCTGGTGCACGGTGCCGGGTTACAGGTTCGCCAATTGGCTGCCAAGGCCGGAATTCGCCTTTCCAACAGCGATGGAATTGGCATTACCGATCAATTGACGCTGGATGTCAGCATTCAGGCAGCCAGTAAAGTTTCCCACACGCTGCTGCAGGCATTGAGCGATCAGGATCTGCGTGGGGCCATTCCTAATGTACTTGTAGCCCACCCCGCAGGGATTTTACGTGGGGTCGACCATCAATTTACCGGCAAAGTGGAGCGAATCGACATTCAACTGCTGAATGTACTGATGACCAATGATATTTTCCCGGTGATTCCCCCAATGGGTTTTGATGGTACAGGGCGATGTTACCGGCTGAATTCCGATGCGGTGGCCGTTGAAGTGGCGAAAGCGATCGGTGCCACCAAACTGATCTATCTTGCTGCCCATAAAGTACTTCAGAAAGATGAAGAAGTTCTCAGAAATCTGACTGCTGACGAAGCGGCAACGATTTTACGAAGTCAGCGGGCCGAATTATCCCCACCAGAAGCGATTTCGAAACTCGAAAATGCCGTGCGTGCGGCTCGGATTGGTGTCCCACGGATTCACATTATTGATGGCACCACACCAGAGGGGCTGCTTTCGGAGGTCTTTTCCAAGGAAGGTGTGGGCACGTTGGTGCACGCAAACGAATACCAGCAGATTCGGCGGGCCCAGAAACGCGATGTTCGGGCGTTGTACGCACTGATGCAGCAGGGGTTTGAGGCCGAAGAACTACTGAAACGTTCGCGGGCGGAGTTGGAACGTACGATTGAGGACTATTTTGTCTTTGAAGTCGACCGCAACATCATTGGCTGCTGTGCCCTGCATCTCTATCCAGGAGAGCAAAAGGCCGAACTGGCAAGCGTTTACGTCGATACACAATACGAAAACCGAGGCGTGGGCCGAAAATTGATCCGCTATACAGAAGAAATCGCTCGCACCAGTGGGTTTAGTACACTCTTTTGCCTTTCCACGCAGGCATTCAATTATTTTATCACCAAGGGTGGTTACAAATTGGGCACCCCCGATGACCTGCCCACTGCCCGCAGACAGGTTTATGACCGCAGCGGCCGCAAATCGCAGGTGCTGGTAAAGCAGTTAATTGAAAGTTAA
- a CDS encoding redoxin domain-containing protein has product MLYLLDDSGRAREKAQAETKDGPLSFSGMGFRPTGALGGWAVGATPVKLPEGLAYPLKKGSDFLLQAHFHLSGKVEQETITIGIHFAKTPPKRTLIPLQLPPAFGLFANINIPAGKADFKVQDSFELPYDVDVIGVGAHAHYIGKTLKSTAILPDKTEKKVFFINDWDFNWQGQYLYKKPFRLPKGTIVRSEITWDNSDANPRNPNSPPIAVRWGEGSSDEMGSVTLLLVPAEESDAKNLQTSIRTHVTKAFLRSRLRGDKIDFEQLGISPAQLRENLPRMRLTTPEKDAKPQSKKFQDLDGTDRYPLQLTDATAKVFFFVTTECPNANAYLPEINRIADDYAKNSIQCFLVHVDPELTAATAKKHAKEYQIKLPVLLDSQHDLVQATAVTHTPEAAILLPNGTIAYRGRIDDRFPELGKKELPRRNPSCVTHSTASLQEHLSKCHAPK; this is encoded by the coding sequence TTGTTGTATTTATTAGACGATAGTGGTCGTGCTCGGGAGAAGGCCCAAGCGGAGACGAAAGACGGTCCACTTAGTTTTTCAGGGATGGGCTTTCGGCCAACTGGTGCTTTAGGTGGTTGGGCGGTTGGTGCGACACCAGTTAAGCTTCCAGAGGGTTTAGCGTACCCGCTGAAAAAAGGGTCGGACTTTCTCCTGCAAGCACACTTTCATCTTTCCGGGAAAGTGGAACAGGAAACAATCACCATTGGTATCCACTTTGCTAAAACTCCACCTAAAAGGACTTTAATTCCTTTGCAGCTCCCACCAGCTTTTGGGCTGTTTGCAAACATCAATATTCCAGCAGGCAAGGCCGACTTCAAAGTTCAGGATTCCTTCGAATTGCCATACGATGTTGATGTGATCGGCGTCGGAGCCCATGCACACTACATTGGCAAGACCTTAAAATCCACTGCGATTTTACCAGATAAAACGGAGAAAAAGGTATTTTTCATCAACGATTGGGATTTCAATTGGCAGGGGCAGTATCTATACAAAAAGCCGTTTCGATTGCCTAAAGGAACCATCGTCCGATCGGAGATTACCTGGGATAACTCGGATGCCAATCCCCGTAATCCAAACTCTCCACCGATCGCTGTCCGCTGGGGCGAAGGTTCCAGTGACGAGATGGGTTCTGTGACATTGCTGCTGGTTCCTGCCGAGGAATCCGATGCAAAGAATTTACAAACATCCATTCGAACACATGTAACAAAAGCCTTTCTGCGGTCTCGGCTTCGGGGCGATAAAATTGATTTTGAACAACTTGGAATTAGTCCCGCTCAGCTCCGTGAAAATCTACCGAGAATGCGTTTGACAACTCCAGAGAAAGATGCCAAGCCCCAATCGAAAAAGTTCCAAGACCTGGATGGGACGGACCGCTATCCCTTGCAACTAACTGACGCAACAGCAAAAGTATTCTTTTTTGTCACGACAGAATGCCCCAATGCGAATGCCTATCTCCCTGAGATCAACAGGATTGCGGATGACTACGCCAAGAATTCGATCCAGTGCTTTTTGGTGCATGTAGATCCCGAGTTAACTGCCGCCACAGCAAAGAAACATGCTAAAGAATATCAGATCAAATTGCCGGTTCTTCTCGATTCTCAACACGATCTTGTTCAAGCCACTGCTGTTACCCATACCCCGGAAGCAGCCATCTTGCTGCCGAATGGTACCATTGCCTATCGTGGACGAATCGATGACCGGTTCCCGGAATTAGGCAAAAAAGAGTTGCCCCGACGCAATCCGAGCTGCGTAACGCACTCGACTGCATCGTTGCAGGAACACCTGTCAAAGTGTCACGCACCAAAGTGA
- a CDS encoding thioredoxin-disulfide reductase, which translates to MAETVENVIIIGSGPAGWTAAIYAARANLNPLVIEGDPFSEKNRQNGTIPLGQLSLTTEVENFPGFPSGATRELLKTALPTEAQPYWVQKEKPQPNHGINGPELMELMRQQAKNFGTRVVSKDVTKVDLSKKPFVMTTQDGEQYHSHTIIIATGARANYLGLPSEDKFKNQGVSACAVCDGALPRFKNKPLVVVGGGDSAVEEASYLTKFASKVYLLVRRDELRASKIMQQRAFDNAKIEILWNTELEEVLGTDDNGVTGVKIKNNKSNEISQLDCSGLFLAIGHTPNTSFLEGQLKTNEKGYVVWTAMARTYTSVEGVFAAGDVADDYYRQAVTAAGTGCMAALDAERYLGHHGLL; encoded by the coding sequence ATGGCAGAAACTGTAGAAAACGTGATCATCATTGGTAGTGGGCCTGCGGGCTGGACGGCAGCAATTTATGCCGCACGGGCGAATTTGAATCCACTGGTGATTGAAGGTGATCCGTTCAGCGAAAAAAACCGCCAGAATGGCACAATTCCGTTGGGGCAATTGTCGCTGACGACCGAAGTGGAGAACTTTCCCGGCTTTCCCAGTGGTGCCACACGTGAATTGCTGAAAACCGCACTGCCCACCGAAGCCCAGCCGTACTGGGTGCAGAAAGAAAAGCCCCAGCCTAACCATGGCATCAATGGGCCGGAATTAATGGAATTGATGCGTCAGCAGGCCAAAAACTTTGGCACCCGGGTGGTATCGAAGGATGTCACGAAGGTGGATCTTTCGAAAAAGCCGTTCGTGATGACCACCCAGGATGGCGAACAATATCACAGCCATACAATTATCATTGCCACCGGTGCCCGCGCGAACTACCTGGGACTGCCCAGCGAAGATAAATTCAAGAATCAGGGTGTTTCCGCCTGTGCGGTGTGCGACGGTGCTCTCCCACGCTTCAAAAATAAGCCTCTCGTCGTCGTTGGTGGGGGAGATTCTGCCGTGGAAGAAGCTTCCTACCTCACCAAATTTGCCAGCAAAGTGTACCTGCTGGTCCGGAGAGACGAACTGCGTGCCAGCAAAATCATGCAGCAGCGGGCCTTTGACAATGCCAAAATCGAGATTCTTTGGAATACCGAACTGGAAGAAGTGCTGGGCACCGATGACAATGGCGTGACCGGTGTCAAAATCAAGAATAACAAATCGAACGAGATTTCTCAGTTGGACTGCTCTGGGTTATTTCTGGCGATTGGCCACACGCCCAACACCAGTTTTCTGGAAGGACAGCTGAAAACCAACGAAAAAGGCTACGTGGTATGGACCGCCATGGCCCGCACCTACACGAGTGTGGAAGGGGTGTTTGCGGCAGGCGACGTGGCAGACGATTACTATCGCCAGGCCGTTACCGCAGCAGGAACGGGGTGTATGGCGGCACTGGATGCAGAACGATATCTGGGCCACCACGGATTGCTGTAA
- a CDS encoding 3-methyladenine DNA glycosylase: MSVRSQVRTPSEWQLARERHQELMQPFASERVTRMSVSTKHPVRDFLFDYYSQRPAKLMRWSPGADVVLLGATPRDLEWQQFHETTVDGIPAMVLRATDFPPHRVEYLRWAEDYLRRTGTRLPLTSCFGLHEWAMLYRDPEVRHPYVPLRLSLAEIAEVVDAELLQCTHYDAFRFFTNSAAPKNLHQLERRRTNEFDQPACIHVNMDLYRFAYKISPWIDSTLVGEAFRHAWRCREIDMRASPYDLSSYGYEPIPIETPPGKAQYVQLQRELMNAGQPLRQKILAEYEYLLSRTANATS, from the coding sequence ATGTCCGTGCGTTCCCAAGTGCGAACACCTTCCGAATGGCAACTGGCCAGGGAACGCCATCAGGAATTGATGCAACCCTTTGCCAGCGAACGGGTTACGCGCATGAGTGTTTCCACAAAGCATCCGGTGCGTGACTTTCTGTTCGATTACTATTCCCAACGTCCCGCAAAGTTAATGCGCTGGTCGCCTGGGGCAGATGTAGTTCTGCTGGGTGCGACACCACGCGATCTGGAATGGCAGCAGTTTCACGAAACGACGGTCGATGGCATACCAGCCATGGTGCTGCGTGCGACCGATTTCCCCCCACATCGCGTGGAGTATCTACGGTGGGCTGAGGATTATCTGCGTCGCACAGGTACGCGACTGCCCCTGACCAGTTGTTTTGGCTTGCACGAGTGGGCAATGCTGTACCGCGATCCGGAAGTGCGGCACCCGTATGTCCCATTGCGGCTGAGTCTGGCAGAAATTGCCGAAGTGGTGGATGCAGAGCTGTTGCAGTGCACCCACTACGATGCTTTCCGGTTTTTCACCAACTCTGCTGCTCCCAAGAACTTACATCAACTGGAACGACGCCGCACCAACGAATTCGATCAACCTGCGTGCATCCATGTGAATATGGATCTGTACCGCTTTGCGTACAAGATTTCGCCCTGGATTGACAGCACGCTGGTGGGAGAGGCTTTTCGCCACGCCTGGCGATGCCGCGAAATTGATATGCGTGCAAGTCCTTACGATTTAAGCAGTTACGGTTACGAACCGATTCCGATTGAAACCCCACCTGGGAAAGCACAATATGTGCAGTTGCAACGGGAATTGATGAACGCAGGCCAACCACTTCGGCAGAAGATTCTGGCAGAATATGAGTATTTGTTAAGCCGCACGGCGAACGCCACAAGTTGA
- a CDS encoding DUF4129 domain-containing protein, giving the protein MSEKVLPQTATDWLLATINVVLMMGLVGSLVCFLAEVLYAGQYENRLLYTLIFFTIGAVGAARVAVEVSRNRSWIYTAVLALVTMIALGKWVEYPADSTIANFQVPINLLLIAVVCWCTHKLVWDCTFIDDKRPSSSAGLLASMGWEQRGDQIRKKWEPTAKEEKQFAEGVMGWYERYDAWKKQRDKLPHTPGRTVIWFSLAAIPIFGLGQAMIPAGEDARRMLCFWFAATYIFSALSLLLTTSFLGIRRYLRQRMMPMPLSMTSSWLVTGLVMVGAFILVAAVLPRPYSETSVVSIGRGGSKDQDANKFAPMKSGAGKKGKNAGNVEQKSKEGAARNNPDAKDGGGKGKDQQGGKEKGKQNGKDSDSSQKQENQPKQKDGNSDDEEQKDANEDQQQDRDDAQSGSEQSSTSKLGQALEKIGNVLKWIIYVIFALVVLFVLFRNGLSWLSNFMPWAKGLLAALDRWWQNLFRWNTSEKVKSSAQREEYELDAPAQEPFASFSNPFDTGMIDQQPIEETVEYTYRALEAWANDHHLERKEHETPIEFSNRLANEVEQLDSARAFGVLVATVRFSHREVGAKAIPTLQELWHELEQNPQLVETLEAD; this is encoded by the coding sequence ATGAGCGAAAAAGTTCTGCCGCAAACTGCCACCGACTGGCTGTTGGCCACCATCAACGTGGTACTGATGATGGGCCTGGTGGGCAGTTTAGTCTGCTTCCTTGCGGAAGTGCTTTACGCAGGACAGTACGAAAATCGCCTGCTCTACACCCTGATTTTCTTCACCATTGGTGCCGTTGGTGCGGCGCGCGTGGCAGTCGAGGTCAGCCGCAATCGATCCTGGATCTATACCGCAGTGCTGGCACTGGTGACCATGATTGCCCTGGGCAAGTGGGTGGAATATCCGGCAGACAGCACCATTGCAAACTTTCAAGTTCCGATTAATCTGCTGTTGATTGCCGTGGTGTGCTGGTGCACCCACAAACTGGTGTGGGACTGCACCTTTATCGACGACAAACGCCCATCTTCCAGTGCTGGCCTGCTTGCTTCCATGGGCTGGGAACAACGGGGCGATCAGATTCGCAAAAAATGGGAACCCACGGCGAAGGAAGAAAAACAGTTTGCCGAAGGCGTGATGGGCTGGTACGAACGCTACGATGCCTGGAAAAAACAACGCGACAAGCTTCCGCACACTCCCGGCCGCACAGTCATCTGGTTTTCATTGGCTGCGATTCCCATTTTCGGGCTGGGGCAAGCAATGATCCCCGCGGGGGAAGATGCCCGTCGGATGCTTTGTTTCTGGTTCGCTGCCACCTATATTTTCTCCGCACTCAGCCTGTTGTTGACAACCAGTTTTCTGGGGATTCGCCGGTACCTGCGACAACGCATGATGCCAATGCCACTGAGCATGACCAGCAGTTGGCTGGTAACCGGTCTGGTAATGGTGGGAGCCTTTATTCTCGTTGCGGCAGTGCTGCCACGCCCCTATTCAGAAACTTCTGTAGTGTCGATCGGCCGGGGTGGTTCGAAAGACCAGGATGCCAACAAATTCGCCCCGATGAAAAGCGGTGCTGGCAAAAAAGGCAAAAATGCCGGCAATGTGGAACAAAAAAGCAAAGAGGGTGCCGCACGGAACAATCCGGATGCTAAAGATGGCGGCGGGAAAGGCAAAGATCAGCAAGGCGGCAAAGAAAAAGGTAAACAGAACGGCAAAGACAGCGATTCCAGCCAGAAACAGGAAAACCAGCCCAAACAAAAGGATGGCAACAGCGACGATGAAGAACAGAAAGATGCCAATGAGGATCAGCAGCAGGATCGAGACGATGCCCAGTCGGGCTCGGAACAATCCAGCACGTCAAAACTTGGGCAGGCACTGGAAAAAATAGGCAATGTGCTGAAGTGGATCATCTACGTTATTTTCGCACTGGTGGTGCTGTTTGTACTGTTTCGCAACGGGCTGTCGTGGCTCAGCAATTTCATGCCGTGGGCCAAAGGATTGCTGGCTGCACTCGACCGCTGGTGGCAGAATCTGTTTCGCTGGAACACCAGCGAGAAGGTGAAAAGTTCTGCACAACGCGAAGAATACGAGCTGGACGCACCAGCACAGGAGCCATTTGCCAGTTTCTCCAATCCGTTCGATACTGGAATGATCGACCAGCAACCGATCGAAGAAACGGTGGAATATACCTACCGTGCGTTGGAAGCCTGGGCCAATGACCACCACCTGGAACGGAAAGAACACGAAACCCCGATTGAATTTAGTAATCGACTGGCCAACGAAGTGGAACAACTGGACAGTGCACGTGCGTTTGGGGTGCTGGTCGCCACGGTACGATTCTCCCACCGTGAAGTGGGGGCGAAAGCGATTCCCACCCTGCAGGAACTGTGGCACGAACTGGAGCAAAACCCACAGTTAGTGGAGACACTGGAAGCGGACTAA
- the nth gene encoding endonuclease III yields the protein MKKRKPTAKKLEQAERVRQELIRLYPDAYCELNHANPLQLLVATILSAQCTDVRVNMVTPALFEKYPDAAAFAGAEITELEALIASTGFYHNKAKNIIACCKILHEQHAGEVPTDLETLVQLPGVGRKTANVVRGDAFGLPGITVDTHVGRLSVRLGLTKEEDPVKVEFELMDLIPEEDWTTFSHRLIFHGRRVCNARKPACEQCTMSEFCPSSNQRDTKAVRKG from the coding sequence ATGAAAAAGCGGAAACCGACAGCAAAAAAACTGGAACAGGCAGAACGGGTGCGGCAGGAACTGATTCGCCTGTATCCCGATGCATACTGCGAACTGAACCACGCCAACCCACTGCAACTGCTGGTGGCGACGATTCTTTCTGCCCAATGCACGGACGTGCGGGTGAATATGGTGACGCCCGCACTGTTTGAAAAGTATCCCGATGCGGCAGCGTTTGCGGGAGCGGAAATCACCGAACTGGAAGCCCTGATCGCTTCCACTGGTTTCTACCACAACAAAGCGAAAAATATTATCGCCTGTTGCAAAATACTGCATGAGCAGCACGCTGGTGAAGTGCCCACAGACCTGGAAACGCTGGTACAACTGCCCGGGGTGGGGCGAAAAACAGCCAACGTGGTGCGTGGCGACGCTTTTGGCCTGCCCGGCATCACTGTAGACACCCACGTGGGCCGATTGAGTGTGCGGCTGGGCCTGACGAAGGAAGAAGATCCGGTGAAGGTGGAATTTGAGTTGATGGACTTAATCCCTGAGGAAGACTGGACAACGTTCTCCCACCGATTGATTTTCCATGGTCGGCGGGTATGCAACGCCCGCAAACCTGCGTGCGAGCAATGCACCATGAGCGAATTTTGCCCCAGTTCGAATCAGCGAGACACCAAAGCCGTCCGCAAAGGGTAG
- a CDS encoding PQQ-binding-like beta-propeller repeat protein, whose product MRKRSFPQWLGAMVLLVASSTVQGEDWPQWRGPKRDGHSAEKAILDKWPEDGPKLVWSLTELDAIGTGYGSPAVVGNRMYIIGADGNKQTAKEFVTCLDLTTGKQIWRESLAGTTGKYSDGWGGGPRSTPTIDGKFAYVLGSTGDFACLDTETGKIAWQKNLVSDFGGAIPTWGYSESPLVDGDQVVVTPGSKGGVLALNKKTGETVWQCKDVTDGAGYSSLMITEVAGVRQYVQQTMASGIGVRASDGKLLWKVGGIGRRVAVIPTPVLQDNYVFFTAGYGAGCECFKLEADGEGTKAVEVYSKNKVVSNHHGGVVRLGDHIYGHSDRLGWVCFPLKTGGEEAVWENKGVGKGSVTFANGNLYCYGESSGTIALVKANPEKYEEISKFTIPQTSKLRMPQGKVWAHPVIANGKLILRDYELLFVYDIKAK is encoded by the coding sequence ATGAGAAAACGAAGCTTCCCACAATGGCTGGGTGCCATGGTTTTGTTGGTTGCCAGCAGCACCGTGCAGGGTGAAGACTGGCCACAATGGCGCGGACCCAAACGCGATGGACATTCTGCAGAAAAGGCAATTCTCGACAAATGGCCCGAAGATGGCCCCAAGCTGGTGTGGTCGCTGACCGAACTGGATGCGATTGGTACGGGATATGGTTCCCCCGCAGTGGTGGGCAATCGAATGTACATCATTGGGGCGGATGGTAACAAGCAGACGGCGAAAGAATTTGTGACCTGTCTGGACCTGACAACTGGCAAACAGATCTGGCGGGAATCGCTTGCAGGAACAACCGGAAAATACAGCGATGGCTGGGGCGGCGGCCCCAGGTCAACCCCCACGATTGATGGGAAGTTTGCATATGTGCTTGGTTCCACTGGTGACTTTGCCTGCCTCGACACTGAAACAGGGAAAATTGCCTGGCAGAAAAACCTGGTTTCCGATTTCGGTGGTGCGATTCCCACCTGGGGTTACAGCGAAAGCCCACTGGTGGATGGCGATCAGGTCGTGGTAACTCCTGGCAGCAAAGGTGGTGTGCTGGCGTTGAATAAGAAAACCGGCGAAACCGTATGGCAATGTAAGGATGTTACCGATGGGGCCGGCTATTCTTCATTGATGATCACAGAAGTAGCTGGCGTTCGGCAATATGTGCAACAAACGATGGCGTCAGGAATTGGCGTTCGTGCCAGCGATGGCAAGTTGCTGTGGAAAGTAGGTGGTATTGGCCGTCGAGTTGCAGTTATTCCCACACCAGTGCTGCAGGATAATTATGTGTTCTTCACTGCGGGTTACGGAGCTGGTTGTGAATGTTTTAAACTGGAAGCCGATGGTGAAGGCACCAAAGCAGTAGAAGTTTACAGCAAAAATAAGGTGGTATCCAATCACCACGGTGGTGTGGTGCGACTTGGCGACCATATCTATGGCCACAGCGACCGGTTGGGCTGGGTTTGCTTCCCACTGAAAACAGGTGGTGAAGAAGCAGTTTGGGAAAACAAAGGTGTGGGCAAAGGTTCTGTAACATTTGCGAACGGCAATCTGTATTGCTACGGTGAAAGTAGCGGTACCATTGCACTGGTAAAAGCAAATCCAGAAAAATACGAAGAAATCAGCAAATTCACGATCCCACAAACCAGCAAACTTCGCATGCCACAAGGGAAAGTCTGGGCCCACCCAGTGATTGCTAATGGCAAACTGATCCTGCGAGACTACGAACTGTTGTTTGTTTACGATATCAAAGCGAAGTAA
- the serS gene encoding serine--tRNA ligase, with protein MNRAQVGGVSPVSLSVLGEQFMLDVNFIRENLQAVLENCRNRQVTNAEVHQVLALDDRRKASINETQHVQQRANEISKLIPATKDAATKQELIAEGKALREKVAKLEADLKQIQVELNTALTTIPNMTHPDAPVGATPEHNKVLRTVGQIPKFDFPHQDHVALAEKLDLVDFEAGTSVTGAKFYFLKNEAVLLELALIQFAMQKLVKRGFTPIITPDMAKVDVLEGIGFMPRDPNPETRQVYTIADTDLCMIATAEITLGGMLRDKIIPEEQLPLKYVGLSHCFRTEAGAHGRDTRGMYRVHQFTKVEMFAFCTPEQSEAIHLEILGIEEEIFQELGIPYHVLDTCTGDLGGPAYRKYDLEAWMPGRGEIDPTTGLAKGDFGEITSTSNCTDFQARRLNIRSKGSGKKGTQFVYTLNGTAVAVTRALVAILENGQQADGTIVIPPALVPWVGKERIAR; from the coding sequence GTGAACCGAGCCCAAGTGGGCGGCGTCTCCCCTGTATCTTTATCTGTTTTAGGCGAACAATTTATGCTCGATGTGAACTTTATTCGTGAAAATCTGCAAGCGGTCCTGGAAAACTGCCGCAATCGGCAAGTAACCAACGCAGAAGTGCACCAGGTGCTGGCGTTGGATGACCGGCGGAAGGCTTCCATCAATGAAACGCAACATGTTCAACAGCGAGCTAACGAAATCTCCAAATTAATCCCCGCTACCAAAGATGCTGCCACCAAGCAGGAATTGATTGCCGAAGGGAAGGCACTGCGGGAGAAAGTGGCTAAATTAGAAGCCGATCTGAAGCAGATTCAAGTGGAACTCAATACCGCACTGACTACCATTCCCAACATGACCCACCCCGACGCACCGGTGGGGGCCACGCCAGAGCATAACAAAGTATTACGGACCGTGGGGCAGATTCCCAAGTTTGATTTCCCCCACCAGGACCACGTCGCACTTGCCGAAAAGCTGGATCTGGTCGATTTTGAAGCAGGCACTTCGGTTACTGGTGCCAAATTTTACTTCCTCAAGAACGAAGCGGTGCTGCTGGAACTGGCATTAATTCAGTTTGCAATGCAAAAACTGGTAAAACGTGGTTTTACGCCAATCATCACGCCGGATATGGCCAAAGTGGACGTGCTGGAAGGGATTGGCTTTATGCCACGCGACCCAAACCCGGAAACCCGACAGGTTTACACGATTGCCGATACCGACCTGTGCATGATTGCCACGGCCGAAATCACATTGGGCGGGATGCTGCGAGACAAAATCATTCCCGAAGAGCAACTCCCACTGAAATATGTAGGTCTGTCGCACTGTTTCCGTACCGAAGCAGGGGCCCACGGTCGCGACACCCGGGGGATGTATCGCGTGCACCAGTTCACCAAAGTGGAAATGTTTGCGTTCTGCACCCCGGAACAAAGCGAAGCGATTCACCTCGAGATTCTTGGTATCGAAGAAGAAATTTTTCAGGAGCTGGGGATACCTTACCACGTGCTGGATACCTGCACTGGGGATTTAGGTGGGCCTGCTTACCGCAAGTACGATCTGGAAGCCTGGATGCCTGGCCGTGGGGAAATCGACCCCACCACCGGGCTAGCGAAAGGCGATTTTGGCGAAATCACCAGCACCTCGAATTGCACCGATTTTCAGGCACGTCGGCTGAACATTCGCAGTAAAGGCAGCGGAAAGAAAGGCACCCAGTTTGTCTATACGCTGAATGGCACCGCAGTGGCAGTGACCCGGGCACTGGTAGCGATTCTGGAAAACGGCCAGCAAGCGGATGGCACCATCGTGATCCCACCTGCCCTCGTGCCGTGGGTGGGCAAAGAACGCATCGCCCGTTAA